A window of the Wolbachia endosymbiont (group A) of Pogonocherus hispidulus genome harbors these coding sequences:
- the rplU gene encoding 50S ribosomal protein L21, which produces MFAVIETGGKQYLVKEGSIIKVEKLEAEEKKEVEINKVICISNNGLSYSSNATVKAEVLEQCRGKKIIIFKKKRRKNYRRKTGHRQYITVLRINEISLQK; this is translated from the coding sequence ATGTTTGCAGTAATTGAGACTGGTGGAAAGCAATATTTAGTAAAAGAAGGTAGTATAATAAAGGTAGAGAAGTTAGAAGCTGAAGAAAAAAAAGAGGTGGAAATCAATAAGGTGATTTGTATTTCAAATAATGGCTTATCTTATTCATCTAATGCTACTGTTAAAGCTGAAGTATTGGAGCAGTGCAGGGGGAAAAAAATTATAATCTTTAAGAAGAAAAGAAGAAAAAATTACCGTAGGAAAACTGGTCATAGGCAGTATATAACTGTTCTTCGTATAAATGAAATTAGTCTTCAAAAGTAA
- a CDS encoding TenA family protein — MFSGIIRSCYGSNLLKDIIEHPFNVELANNTLNIENFKFYAQQDALLLGDYIRITLITASRMEDYSSIISLAEVAQKVVTVNRVLYDYYFTMYGISRGKKSLECFNFANFLLSISYSNTYEAMTVLYSCMFIHKTVVDSIKNRFKKNNRYRDWFDFCYSDSVKSGCIVLENIVDEYCSRARENEKSRMLELFRITAQFVLDFLNGAYNFSRFNQDFKKY; from the coding sequence GTGTTCAGTGGCATAATTAGGAGCTGTTACGGGTCAAATCTTTTAAAGGATATAATTGAGCATCCTTTTAATGTTGAGTTAGCGAATAACACTCTAAATATAGAGAACTTCAAATTCTATGCTCAACAAGATGCGTTGCTCTTAGGTGATTATATTCGTATCACCTTAATTACTGCATCCAGAATGGAAGATTATAGTAGTATTATCTCGCTTGCTGAAGTAGCCCAAAAAGTAGTGACTGTTAATAGAGTGCTATATGACTACTACTTTACTATGTACGGTATAAGTCGTGGAAAGAAATCTCTTGAGTGTTTTAATTTCGCTAATTTTCTTTTATCCATCTCGTATAGTAATACCTATGAGGCTATGACGGTTTTGTATTCTTGCATGTTTATACACAAGACTGTCGTTGATAGCATAAAAAATAGATTCAAGAAAAATAATAGATATAGGGATTGGTTTGATTTTTGTTACAGTGATTCAGTAAAGTCTGGATGCATTGTTTTGGAAAATATTGTTGATGAATATTGCAGCAGAGCAAGAGAAAATGAAAAGAGCAGAATGCTTGAGTTGTTTAGAATAACTGCACAATTTGTGTTAGATTTTTTGAACGGTGCATATAATTTTTCAAGATTCAATCAAGATTTTAAGAAATATTGA
- the rpmA gene encoding 50S ribosomal protein L27, whose product MATKKSGGSSCNGRDSAGRRLGIKKNGKVIPGNIIVRQRGTKFHPGKNVGIGKDHTIFAKVEGWVSFRRSANKKTFIDILPTDNMKASA is encoded by the coding sequence ATGGCAACTAAAAAATCAGGTGGTAGTTCCTGTAATGGTAGAGATTCAGCAGGTCGTAGGTTAGGAATAAAGAAGAATGGGAAGGTTATTCCTGGTAACATAATTGTGCGCCAAAGAGGCACAAAATTCCATCCTGGGAAGAATGTTGGTATAGGTAAAGATCATACGATTTTTGCCAAAGTAGAAGGCTGGGTCAGCTTTAGAAGGTCAGCAAATAAAAAGACTTTTATTGATATCTTGCCTACAGATAATATGAAAGCTTCAGCTTGA
- the uvrC gene encoding excinuclease ABC subunit UvrC, translating to MFKQYKEQIKLSPQSCGVYKMIGDKDKVLYIGKAKNLKSRLSDYLQFENLSERIRVMLSQVVKVEIFITENEIEALLLEAQLIKSLKPLYNIVLKDGKFYPYITISKHDYPRIAKYRGKFKKNEFHYYGPFTSAAAVKQTILSLQKAFLLRVCSDQYFSSTKRPCIEYQIKRCSAPCINKITKDDYCQSVKQARNTLLGRNKEVKEQLLFTMRKCSSEENYELAAIYRDRVKFLEQIQIQHTDFSFEKDADFFSIVREEDLACISVLSFRNKDNYGSTPYFAENCGDHSNDEILSTFLVNFYNSANIPPIQIYVPDSIVDKEIIEQALYKVAQKPVKVLHAKNKKERDLLKFVYDNSQHSLEQKLIDYRNNLEKLEELSKIFLLPNIPKRIEVYDNSHIFGNQQIGVMVVAGQEGFLKSEYRKFTIKEKFSGDDYKMMREVLTRRFSGNIKGIIPDFLLIDGGPGHVSIVQNVLEVLNINVPFACMAKGPDRNAGNERFYMLSREEFSLANDSKVMLYLQSLRNEAHRFAITSHRKKRDKQFIVSQLSKIPGIGNKRKKALMSYFGSVKNISKASLAEIQNVPGISKGLAEVILKYVNYKRGVLLT from the coding sequence ATGTTCAAGCAATATAAAGAACAGATAAAATTATCTCCGCAGTCTTGTGGTGTGTATAAGATGATTGGAGATAAGGATAAAGTTTTATACATTGGTAAAGCAAAAAACTTGAAATCGAGATTATCTGACTATCTTCAATTCGAAAACCTTTCTGAACGAATTAGAGTTATGCTCTCACAGGTTGTTAAGGTTGAAATATTCATCACTGAGAATGAAATCGAAGCACTGCTTCTTGAAGCACAGTTAATAAAATCATTGAAACCACTTTATAATATTGTGCTCAAGGATGGAAAATTTTATCCTTATATAACAATTTCCAAGCACGATTATCCAAGAATAGCAAAATATAGAGGCAAATTTAAGAAGAATGAGTTTCATTATTATGGTCCCTTTACATCTGCCGCTGCTGTTAAGCAAACTATATTGTCATTGCAAAAAGCTTTTCTCCTAAGAGTATGTTCAGATCAATACTTTTCCTCAACAAAAAGACCATGTATTGAATATCAAATTAAGCGCTGCTCAGCACCATGCATAAACAAAATCACAAAAGACGACTACTGCCAATCAGTAAAACAGGCACGAAATACATTGCTTGGAAGAAATAAGGAAGTGAAAGAACAGTTACTTTTCACAATGAGAAAGTGCAGCAGTGAAGAAAACTATGAGCTTGCTGCTATATATAGAGATCGGGTAAAGTTTCTTGAGCAAATTCAAATACAGCACACGGATTTTTCTTTTGAAAAAGATGCAGATTTCTTCAGTATTGTACGTGAGGAGGATCTAGCATGTATTAGTGTGTTATCGTTCAGAAATAAAGACAACTACGGCAGCACTCCTTACTTTGCCGAGAACTGTGGTGATCACTCAAATGATGAAATTTTATCCACCTTTTTGGTCAATTTTTATAATTCAGCTAACATACCTCCAATACAAATTTACGTTCCAGATTCTATTGTGGATAAGGAAATTATAGAACAAGCACTATATAAGGTTGCTCAAAAGCCAGTAAAAGTTCTGCATGCAAAGAATAAAAAAGAGCGTGATTTATTGAAATTTGTTTATGATAACTCTCAGCATAGCTTAGAGCAGAAGCTTATCGATTATAGAAATAACCTAGAAAAGCTTGAGGAGCTTAGCAAAATCTTCTTGTTACCAAACATTCCAAAGCGTATTGAGGTTTATGACAATAGCCATATATTTGGAAATCAACAAATTGGTGTAATGGTTGTTGCAGGGCAGGAGGGTTTTTTAAAAAGTGAGTACAGAAAATTTACTATAAAGGAAAAATTTTCAGGCGATGACTATAAAATGATGAGGGAAGTGCTAACCAGACGTTTCTCCGGCAATATAAAAGGCATAATACCTGATTTTTTACTGATTGATGGTGGACCAGGACATGTTTCTATAGTACAGAATGTACTGGAAGTATTGAATATAAACGTTCCTTTTGCTTGTATGGCAAAAGGTCCTGATCGTAACGCAGGAAATGAAAGATTTTATATGCTGAGCAGGGAAGAATTCAGTCTGGCAAATGACAGCAAAGTCATGCTTTACTTACAATCGCTGCGTAATGAAGCCCACCGTTTTGCGATAACTTCACATAGAAAAAAACGCGATAAACAGTTTATAGTTTCACAATTAAGCAAAATACCTGGCATTGGCAACAAAAGAAAAAAAGCGTTGATGTCTTATTTTGGTTCAGTGAAAAATATAAGCAAAGCTTCTCTGGCTGAAATTCAAAACGTACCTGGAATTAGTAAAGGTTTAGCAGAAGTCATTCTTAAATACGTGAATTATAAGAGAGGAGTGCTCTTAACCTGA
- a CDS encoding P44/Msp2 family outer membrane protein, which yields MKKLLTLAILSTVFLAKPCFGVDFIRDRIYTSSSYSSGDFSYSIGYHYTNSVKISVEPIISVASIFEGKLQGGILANLRYHYEFTNTDITPYVNVGIGAAIDFVGQSKFGFSYKISSGLDFPLSSRTSVFAGYRLLKAFEDYNHGFELGINSNL from the coding sequence ATGAAAAAATTACTTACTTTAGCTATATTATCTACCGTTTTTTTGGCAAAACCATGTTTTGGAGTTGATTTTATTAGAGATAGAATCTATACTTCTTCGTCATACAGTTCTGGCGATTTTAGTTATAGTATCGGTTATCACTACACAAACAGCGTAAAAATTTCAGTTGAGCCTATTATTTCAGTTGCAAGTATTTTTGAAGGAAAACTGCAAGGAGGAATTTTGGCAAATTTACGTTATCACTACGAGTTTACAAACACAGATATCACTCCATATGTTAATGTTGGTATAGGTGCTGCTATCGATTTTGTTGGACAGTCAAAGTTTGGTTTCTCATATAAAATAAGCTCTGGTCTTGATTTTCCGCTTTCTTCAAGGACAAGTGTTTTTGCTGGTTACCGTCTATTGAAAGCATTTGAAGATTATAATCATGGATTTGAGCTTGGAATAAATTCTAACTTATAA
- a CDS encoding riboflavin synthase yields the protein MFKGIITDIGTITDTTTHSNSDQIFHIKTQNLPSINKGDSIACSGVCLTVVDIMSDIFTVQTSQETMKVSNLNTWKIGKKINLEQAMRLSDKIDGHLVQGHVDGIVKILTIERNLDSHEIKLSCPQELIKFVAKKGSVTLNGVSLTVNSVINQEFIVNIIPYTWENTTFQYNKINDYLNLEIDMIAKYLDQLMQHKYN from the coding sequence ATGTTTAAAGGAATTATCACGGATATCGGGACTATAACTGATACTACCACTCACTCCAACTCTGATCAAATTTTCCATATCAAAACACAAAATTTACCCTCTATAAACAAAGGAGATTCAATAGCTTGCTCTGGTGTGTGTTTAACTGTTGTTGATATAATGAGCGACATATTTACAGTCCAAACGTCTCAAGAAACTATGAAGGTTTCTAACTTAAATACGTGGAAGATAGGCAAAAAAATAAATCTCGAACAAGCAATGAGATTAAGTGATAAGATCGATGGCCACCTAGTTCAGGGTCATGTTGATGGGATAGTAAAAATTTTAACAATCGAACGAAATTTAGATTCTCATGAAATCAAACTATCGTGCCCACAAGAATTAATTAAATTTGTTGCAAAAAAAGGCTCCGTTACACTAAATGGGGTTTCCCTCACAGTGAATTCAGTTATTAATCAGGAATTTATAGTAAATATAATTCCCTATACATGGGAAAATACAACTTTTCAGTACAACAAAATAAATGATTATCTGAATTTAGAAATTGACATGATCGCTAAGTATTTAGATCAATTGATGCAGCATAAATACAATTAA
- the pheS gene encoding phenylalanine--tRNA ligase subunit alpha, which produces MNKELLDDIPSLEDKAVFEIENASSLQDLEKVRLSYLGKKGVIKAYFDNLKEIEDAGKKRNLGEVINVLRNKLDQLIMNKENILKAKEVNFKLQNEAVDITLPVRPEKMGKVHPLSKVINEVKLIFAHMGFKAVDGPDIEDEFHVFDALNTPSHHPAREEQDTFYLKNKIDDKRMVLRTHTSSVQIRTMEKTKKFPIKIVAAGRVYRNDFDATHTPMFHQIEGLYVDESVNMGQLKFTIHHFLNKFFGDKGLKIRFRNSFFPFTEPSAEVDISYKGSKWIEVLGCGMVHPNVFQNVGIDHTKYNGFAFGIGIERLAMLKYQIGDLRSFYDNKISWLDHYGFHFSSLR; this is translated from the coding sequence ATGAATAAAGAGTTATTAGATGACATACCTTCACTTGAAGATAAAGCAGTTTTCGAAATTGAGAATGCTTCTTCTTTGCAAGATTTAGAAAAAGTTAGGCTATCATATTTGGGAAAAAAGGGTGTAATTAAAGCTTATTTTGACAACTTAAAAGAGATAGAAGACGCAGGAAAAAAGCGCAATTTAGGCGAAGTTATCAATGTTTTACGTAATAAGCTAGATCAGCTTATAATGAATAAGGAAAATATACTAAAAGCCAAAGAAGTTAACTTTAAATTGCAGAACGAGGCGGTTGATATCACGTTGCCCGTTAGACCAGAAAAAATGGGCAAGGTCCATCCACTCAGTAAGGTTATAAATGAAGTAAAGCTTATTTTTGCACATATGGGTTTTAAAGCAGTTGATGGCCCTGACATTGAAGATGAATTTCATGTATTTGATGCACTGAATACTCCAAGTCACCACCCTGCACGAGAGGAGCAAGATACCTTCTACTTAAAGAATAAAATAGATGATAAAAGAATGGTACTGCGCACTCACACCTCATCTGTGCAGATTAGAACCATGGAAAAAACAAAAAAGTTCCCAATTAAAATAGTAGCTGCAGGTAGAGTATACAGAAATGACTTTGATGCAACTCACACTCCTATGTTTCATCAGATAGAAGGGTTATATGTCGATGAAAGTGTCAATATGGGCCAGTTAAAATTTACTATTCATCACTTCCTTAATAAGTTTTTTGGAGATAAAGGGCTGAAGATACGTTTTCGTAATAGTTTTTTCCCTTTTACCGAACCTTCTGCAGAGGTGGATATAAGTTATAAAGGTAGTAAATGGATAGAAGTGCTCGGATGTGGAATGGTGCATCCAAATGTCTTTCAAAATGTTGGAATAGACCATACTAAATACAACGGTTTTGCGTTTGGTATTGGTATAGAAAGGCTTGCAATGCTAAAATATCAAATTGGCGACTTAAGGAGCTTCTATGACAACAAAATCAGCTGGCTTGATCATTACGGTTTTCATTTTTCATCTTTAAGATAA
- the metK gene encoding methionine adenosyltransferase, producing MSLYKNLITSESVAAGHPDKVADQISDAILDEYLFTDPFARAAIETLVTKDNVIIAGEVFGPNIKNSRIESIVRNTIKDIGYEHDGFHWRKVKVNILLHEQSNDIAIGVDQGAGDQGIMYGYATTETENLMPAPIFYAHSILKNIMSVVREAKLGPDAKSQITLAYENNLPVRAESIIVSIQHPEDLDQSKVKEIIYPYIVSSLPKGWICPEENLLVNPTGRFVIGGPVSDCGLTGRKIMVDTYGGYIPHGGGAFSGKDATKVDRSAAYMARYLAKNIVFAGLAKRCLVQLSYAIGISKPTSFYIDTFGTNTVEERVIKKFIENNIDLSTKGIIKHLSLDRPIYKRTACYGHFGKESENDGGFSWESMNLSADLCREFNIEGNSKISLDC from the coding sequence ATGAGTTTATATAAAAATTTAATAACCAGTGAATCAGTTGCGGCTGGTCATCCAGATAAAGTAGCAGATCAAATTTCAGATGCAATACTTGATGAATACCTTTTTACTGATCCTTTTGCGCGAGCTGCAATAGAGACTTTAGTCACCAAAGATAACGTTATTATAGCTGGGGAAGTATTCGGACCTAACATCAAAAATAGCAGGATTGAAAGTATTGTACGGAATACAATAAAAGATATTGGTTACGAGCATGATGGTTTCCACTGGAGAAAGGTGAAGGTAAATATATTGCTGCATGAGCAATCAAATGACATTGCAATAGGGGTGGATCAAGGTGCTGGAGATCAGGGCATAATGTATGGCTATGCAACAACAGAGACAGAAAACCTTATGCCGGCACCCATTTTTTATGCACACTCGATTCTGAAAAATATCATGAGTGTGGTGAGAGAAGCAAAGCTTGGTCCAGATGCAAAATCGCAAATTACTTTGGCATATGAGAATAACCTCCCGGTACGTGCTGAAAGTATTATTGTCTCAATACAGCACCCTGAGGATTTGGATCAATCAAAAGTAAAAGAAATAATTTATCCTTACATAGTTTCATCTTTACCTAAAGGGTGGATATGTCCTGAGGAAAATCTCTTAGTCAATCCAACTGGTAGATTTGTTATTGGTGGACCGGTTAGTGATTGTGGATTAACCGGACGAAAAATTATGGTTGATACTTATGGAGGTTATATTCCACACGGTGGAGGGGCATTTTCCGGAAAAGATGCAACCAAAGTTGATAGATCTGCAGCTTATATGGCAAGATACCTTGCTAAAAATATTGTCTTTGCAGGTTTGGCTAAACGTTGTCTTGTGCAGCTTTCTTATGCAATTGGTATATCAAAACCTACTTCATTCTATATTGATACATTCGGTACAAATACGGTAGAGGAAAGGGTAATTAAAAAGTTTATCGAGAATAATATAGATTTATCAACAAAAGGCATAATTAAGCATTTATCGCTTGATCGTCCTATATATAAACGTACAGCCTGTTATGGACATTTTGGTAAAGAGTCAGAAAATGACGGTGGATTTTCTTGGGAAAGCATGAACTTGTCTGCTGATCTTTGTAGAGAATTCAATATAGAAGGTAATAGTAAAATTTCTTTAGATTGCTAA
- the glmU gene encoding bifunctional UDP-N-acetylglucosamine diphosphorylase/glucosamine-1-phosphate N-acetyltransferase GlmU, with the protein MISKTHTFIILAAGHGRRMNSDLPKVLHKIGGFSMLQHVIYSAKQLNPKNIAVVVDQPLIERLKCFEDIQLITQESTLGTGDAVKTAMRNLKELPDSSIIIVQYGDTPLIKSSTITKMVSCLEGKALVCLGFRASNKEYGRLIIENGSLREIVEAKSNKNNHEEFLANAGIMVAYAKNLRELVEKIECNSSTHEYYLTDIVSIAVKSNLNVDYVITGGEEATGINNRNDLIKAEFYFQENKRKFFTNSGVTLVAPETVFFSLDTQIARDSVIYPYVFFGTGVKIESGAKILPFSHLKNCLIKSNAEVGPFIRIRGNTTIGNKAKIGNFVEVKTSEIGQNTRIKHLSYIGNAKVGQGSNIGAGTIVCNYDGKNKYETNIGSNCFVGANSSLIAPLNIHDESVIAAGSVIVEDVPEKSLAIAREKQVIKRIK; encoded by the coding sequence GTGATAAGTAAAACTCATACGTTCATTATACTTGCTGCAGGGCATGGCAGGCGGATGAATTCAGATTTGCCTAAGGTCCTACACAAAATAGGCGGTTTTTCCATGCTCCAGCATGTAATTTACAGTGCAAAACAGCTAAATCCTAAAAATATTGCTGTTGTAGTTGATCAGCCTTTAATTGAAAGACTAAAGTGCTTTGAGGATATACAGTTAATTACACAAGAATCAACGCTCGGTACGGGAGATGCGGTCAAAACTGCGATGAGAAACCTGAAAGAATTGCCAGATTCGAGCATAATTATTGTGCAGTATGGAGATACTCCGCTCATAAAAAGCAGCACAATAACTAAAATGGTTAGTTGCTTAGAAGGCAAGGCTCTAGTTTGCCTAGGTTTTAGGGCAAGCAATAAAGAATATGGTAGGTTAATCATTGAGAATGGTTCCTTAAGAGAAATCGTAGAAGCAAAGAGTAATAAAAATAATCATGAAGAGTTTCTTGCCAATGCTGGAATAATGGTTGCATATGCAAAGAATTTACGTGAATTGGTGGAGAAAATAGAGTGCAATAGCTCAACTCATGAATATTATTTGACCGATATAGTTTCTATTGCAGTGAAGAGTAATTTAAATGTCGATTACGTGATTACCGGTGGAGAAGAGGCAACGGGAATAAATAACAGAAATGACCTTATAAAAGCTGAATTTTACTTTCAAGAAAACAAAAGAAAATTCTTTACCAACTCCGGAGTAACGCTTGTTGCTCCAGAGACTGTTTTCTTTTCTCTTGATACGCAAATTGCCAGAGATTCAGTTATTTACCCATATGTTTTTTTCGGTACTGGAGTGAAAATAGAGTCTGGTGCGAAAATACTACCATTTTCGCATTTAAAAAACTGCTTAATTAAAAGTAATGCTGAGGTCGGCCCATTTATCAGAATACGTGGAAACACAACAATTGGTAATAAGGCAAAAATAGGAAATTTTGTGGAAGTGAAAACAAGTGAAATTGGTCAAAACACTAGAATAAAACACTTAAGTTATATAGGAAATGCTAAAGTAGGGCAGGGGAGTAATATAGGAGCAGGCACTATTGTTTGTAATTATGATGGGAAAAATAAATATGAAACAAATATAGGGAGCAATTGCTTTGTTGGCGCCAATAGCTCACTAATTGCGCCGCTTAATATTCATGATGAATCTGTAATTGCAGCAGGTAGTGTTATAGTTGAGGATGTACCAGAAAAAAGCCTTGCAATAGCAAGAGAAAAACAAGTGATTAAGAGAATAAAGTAG
- a CDS encoding CvpA family protein has product MLFDSLIIFIVVLCVIISVTRGFIKELCALMFLFLSIFLTANHYDFFTPNYSKYFDSKVILNILSTISVFIILNLIFMIINNWLMYILSPIRLGFIDRVTGIFLGVLKGILLSYVLFFAVHLYCYTVYDKKEYGKKEEHSEIKAENILPNWIINSHSYQALFVTAEEVIDMYVPESLILKIKEIGGEIVDQEKPKNNKKEE; this is encoded by the coding sequence ATGCTTTTCGATAGCCTAATTATCTTCATTGTTGTTCTATGCGTAATAATCTCGGTAACTAGAGGTTTTATAAAAGAGCTATGCGCACTAATGTTTCTATTTTTATCAATTTTTCTGACAGCTAATCACTATGATTTTTTCACTCCAAATTATAGTAAATATTTTGATTCTAAAGTTATACTAAACATACTTTCTACAATCTCTGTATTTATTATACTTAATCTTATATTCATGATAATAAATAACTGGCTAATGTACATATTATCACCCATAAGGTTGGGGTTTATCGATAGAGTTACTGGAATCTTTCTCGGAGTGCTTAAAGGAATATTGCTCTCTTATGTATTATTTTTTGCTGTGCACTTATATTGCTACACAGTATATGACAAAAAAGAATATGGCAAAAAAGAGGAACATTCTGAAATAAAAGCAGAAAACATATTGCCTAATTGGATAATAAATTCACACTCTTATCAGGCTTTATTTGTGACAGCAGAAGAAGTAATTGACATGTATGTACCAGAGTCGTTGATACTAAAAATAAAAGAGATTGGTGGAGAAATAGTTGATCAAGAAAAACCCAAAAACAATAAAAAAGAAGAGTAA
- a CDS encoding TenA family protein, producing the protein MYNGIEEKLDNVIVKEFSDLIDKTKEHPFYVALVNGTLDYKRFKFYLKQDFLCCIDCARAFLIIAARVDDIEMMSSLINLAQGAFYVREQYKKYFEDCDLSDDHKKSRACSTFTDFFISVAYHNSVNEALVASYSCFNIYQIVVRYMVNEITTKGVKNNKYKEWINIYSSETVNAVIDEVTDITNKLYKKASDCEKKRMYEFFKKGLELEIMFWDEAYYSNISSKEY; encoded by the coding sequence ATGTATAACGGAATAGAAGAAAAACTTGACAATGTAATTGTAAAAGAGTTTTCCGATCTTATTGATAAGACGAAAGAACATCCTTTTTATGTTGCATTAGTAAATGGTACGTTAGATTATAAAAGATTTAAATTTTACCTTAAGCAGGATTTTCTATGTTGTATAGATTGCGCTCGTGCTTTTTTAATTATTGCAGCTAGAGTTGATGATATTGAAATGATGAGTAGTTTAATCAATTTGGCACAAGGAGCATTTTATGTTCGAGAACAGTATAAAAAATATTTTGAAGATTGTGATCTATCTGATGATCACAAAAAGTCAAGAGCTTGTTCTACCTTTACTGACTTTTTCATAAGTGTCGCATATCACAATTCTGTTAATGAAGCTTTAGTAGCATCTTATTCTTGCTTTAACATATACCAAATCGTTGTACGCTATATGGTAAATGAGATAACAACTAAAGGGGTTAAAAATAACAAATACAAAGAGTGGATCAACATTTATAGTAGCGAAACAGTAAATGCTGTAATTGATGAGGTTACTGATATTACAAATAAGCTATATAAAAAAGCTAGTGACTGTGAAAAAAAGAGGATGTATGAGTTTTTTAAGAAAGGGCTGGAATTAGAAATAATGTTTTGGGATGAGGCATATTACTCTAATATATCTAGCAAAGAATATTAG